A single genomic interval of Geitlerinema sp. PCC 9228 harbors:
- the petA gene encoding apocytochrome f yields MKNVSMSGNLSGKAIAKRFLLAIAVVASLFVADVATSQPASAYPFWAQQDYDVPREPTGRIVCANCHLAEAPAKVEVPQSVTPDTVFEAVVEIPYEEGTQQILGDGSKGPLNVGAVLMLPEGFQIAPSDRLSEELEEKVEGIYFQPYSEDQQNIVLVGPIPGEDYREITFPVLAPDPNTERDIYFGKYAVHLGANRGRGQLYPGGAKSNNNVFKSSAAGTITAINEPEYGGYEVTIETADGDTVVDTIPAGPELIVSEGQQVESEEALTENPNVGGFGQMDTEIVLQSPARIKGMLAFFAIVVVAQILLILKKKQVEKVQMAEMNF; encoded by the coding sequence ATGAAAAACGTTTCCATGTCTGGGAATCTATCCGGCAAGGCGATCGCCAAACGCTTTCTGCTCGCGATCGCAGTGGTTGCTTCTTTGTTCGTAGCGGATGTAGCTACCAGTCAACCCGCCTCCGCTTATCCCTTTTGGGCCCAACAAGACTACGACGTACCGAGAGAACCCACCGGACGCATTGTCTGTGCCAACTGCCACCTGGCCGAAGCACCGGCCAAAGTAGAAGTTCCGCAATCGGTGACACCAGATACGGTGTTTGAAGCCGTTGTGGAAATTCCTTACGAAGAAGGAACCCAACAAATTCTCGGTGATGGCAGCAAAGGTCCCTTGAATGTGGGTGCTGTTTTGATGCTGCCAGAAGGGTTCCAGATTGCTCCTAGCGATCGCCTCTCCGAAGAATTGGAAGAAAAAGTGGAAGGCATCTACTTCCAACCCTACAGCGAAGACCAACAAAATATTGTCTTGGTGGGTCCCATTCCTGGAGAAGACTATCGCGAAATCACTTTCCCGGTCCTAGCTCCAGACCCCAACACCGAAAGAGACATTTATTTTGGTAAATATGCCGTTCACTTAGGTGCCAATCGCGGCCGCGGTCAACTTTACCCCGGCGGTGCCAAAAGCAATAATAATGTATTCAAATCTTCTGCTGCCGGCACAATTACCGCTATCAACGAGCCGGAATACGGCGGCTACGAAGTAACCATTGAAACCGCCGACGGCGACACCGTGGTCGATACCATTCCTGCGGGACCGGAGTTGATCGTTTCCGAAGGCCAGCAAGTGGAGTCTGAAGAAGCGTTAACCGAAAATCCCAACGTGGGTGGTTTTGGTCAAATGGACACGGAAATCGTCCTGCAAAGTCCAGCTCGTATCAAAGGCATGCTGGCCTTTTTCGCCATCGTGGTGGTGGCCCAAATCCTGCTGATTCTGAAGAAAAAACAGGTAGAAAAAGTGCAAATGGCAGAAATGAACTTCTAA
- a CDS encoding alpha/beta fold hydrolase yields MQENTIDAGGHTWFYREIDPSPNNQRPPVLLLHGLLSQSYTWTEVLPELEQQRFRAIAPDWLGCGNSDKPPRYEFAYTPDAYVDALSAFVDALELETVSLVVQGFLASVGLQYALRHPERIDSLTVLNTPVATTSKLPWKIQQLGVPLVGEMLTQDPLVVDRVLEKGSGYVLPDGDLDVYRRPFLKGSDAGRSLFAIVRNLQLKKALAEIAAGFFHWEKPTLIAWGTNDPWLPVSHAEALKNNMSSAFLVKLDAAGHYPQEHWSGKVNQALLPFLVRKEI; encoded by the coding sequence ATGCAAGAAAATACCATTGACGCTGGCGGACATACTTGGTTCTATCGGGAAATCGATCCGAGTCCCAACAACCAAAGACCGCCGGTTTTGTTATTACACGGACTGCTTTCGCAAAGCTACACCTGGACAGAGGTTTTGCCAGAGCTAGAACAGCAACGATTTCGCGCGATCGCACCGGATTGGTTGGGATGCGGCAACTCAGATAAACCCCCCCGCTACGAATTCGCCTATACCCCCGACGCCTACGTGGATGCTTTGTCGGCTTTTGTGGATGCGTTGGAACTGGAAACCGTTTCCTTGGTAGTACAGGGATTTTTGGCTTCCGTGGGACTGCAATATGCCTTGCGACATCCAGAGCGCATCGACTCGCTGACCGTTTTGAATACCCCAGTCGCCACCACCAGCAAACTACCTTGGAAAATCCAACAATTGGGAGTTCCCCTGGTGGGAGAAATGCTGACGCAAGACCCATTGGTGGTGGACCGGGTTTTGGAAAAAGGCAGCGGCTACGTTCTCCCCGATGGCGATTTGGACGTTTACCGGCGTCCTTTTCTGAAAGGTTCCGATGCCGGACGTTCCTTGTTTGCTATTGTTCGCAACCTACAGCTCAAAAAAGCACTCGCAGAAATTGCCGCCGGATTTTTCCATTGGGAAAAACCAACTTTGATTGCTTGGGGGACCAACGACCCCTGGTTGCCGGTGAGCCACGCAGAAGCACTGAAAAACAATATGAGTTCGGCCTTTTTGGTAAAATTGGATGCGGCCGGTCACTATCCCCAAGAACATTGGTCCGGGAAAGTTAATCAAGCGTTGCTGCCTTTTTTGGTACGAAAAGAGATTTAA
- the psbQ gene encoding photosystem II protein PsbQ, producing the protein MLVCQASFFTNNCDSLFRAMMNINSRSRSFLSSLLALLAVFLVSCGGPADTAEPPTYSQAEIEDLQVLAAEVSDFRDRMESRLQPAIEKRQWSEVDSFLHGPLGALRPQMSYITRQLLPSDQEKAKPITKDLFRHLEAIDVADETGNYRQAKENYTAALEDVNAFLQLIPKTEATEASQPESETADAAS; encoded by the coding sequence ATGCTGGTTTGCCAGGCCAGTTTCTTTACCAATAACTGCGATTCGCTGTTCAGGGCAATGATGAACATTAACTCTCGTTCTCGTTCTTTCCTATCGAGCCTTCTAGCTTTGCTAGCTGTATTTCTGGTTAGCTGTGGCGGTCCTGCCGATACAGCCGAACCTCCCACGTACAGCCAAGCAGAAATCGAAGATTTGCAGGTTTTGGCCGCAGAAGTCAGCGATTTCCGCGATCGCATGGAAAGCCGCCTGCAACCCGCTATTGAAAAACGACAGTGGTCGGAAGTGGATTCTTTCTTACACGGTCCTTTAGGCGCCCTGCGTCCGCAAATGAGCTATATTACCCGTCAGTTGCTCCCCTCAGACCAAGAAAAAGCCAAACCCATCACCAAAGACCTATTTCGACATTTAGAAGCGATCGACGTAGCTGACGAAACTGGCAACTACCGCCAGGCCAAAGAAAACTATACAGCAGCTCTAGAAGATGTCAACGCATTTCTCCAGCTCATTCCCAAAACAGAAGCAACCGAAGCTTCCCAGCCAGAATCTGAAACTGCCGATGCAGCTTCGTAA
- a CDS encoding FAD-dependent oxidoreductase yields MSRVAIVGCGVVGAAIAYELSKIPHLSVTVIDPQPAQASTGAALGILMGVISHKIKGKAWQRRWVSLQRYETLIPELESQTGQQIPYNRQGLLKIYFTPEEQESWENLVTVRQSQNIPLELLSARDIESRYPQLNTNAIAGAVFSPRDRQIHPSRLTQTLMEAAKQNGVTFHIGVAATDFDCTTDQQNRKTCTKICTSGGSIEEISTDWLVVAAGLGSTPLTRHLAATTEIHPVLGQAIHLRLSNADSLSHGQPEPVITGDDMHIVPLGSGEYWVGATVEFPDEAGTPPEEDTQKLQLVTQQAFDLCPELANATITNTWSGLRPRPQGRPAPIIEKLAGYNNVILATGHYRNGVLLAPATALEVRGLLVGE; encoded by the coding sequence ATGTCTCGGGTAGCCATTGTCGGTTGTGGCGTTGTGGGTGCCGCGATCGCTTACGAACTTAGCAAAATTCCCCATCTTTCCGTTACCGTTATCGACCCCCAACCCGCTCAAGCATCTACAGGAGCGGCATTGGGCATTTTGATGGGCGTCATTAGCCACAAAATCAAAGGTAAAGCTTGGCAGCGTCGCTGGGTCAGTTTGCAACGCTACGAAACCCTGATTCCAGAACTCGAATCCCAAACCGGACAGCAGATTCCCTACAACCGCCAAGGATTGCTGAAAATTTATTTTACTCCAGAAGAACAAGAAAGTTGGGAAAACCTCGTCACCGTTCGCCAATCCCAAAATATTCCTTTGGAACTGCTTTCTGCTAGGGATATAGAAAGCCGCTACCCACAACTCAATACCAACGCGATCGCTGGTGCCGTTTTTTCCCCACGCGATCGGCAAATTCATCCTAGCCGCCTCACCCAAACCTTAATGGAAGCCGCCAAACAAAATGGCGTTACCTTTCACATCGGCGTCGCAGCAACAGACTTTGACTGTACCACCGACCAACAAAACCGGAAAACCTGCACCAAAATTTGCACTTCTGGTGGCAGCATCGAGGAAATTTCCACAGACTGGCTGGTGGTTGCTGCCGGATTGGGGTCTACCCCTTTAACCCGCCATCTAGCCGCTACCACCGAAATTCACCCCGTTCTCGGACAAGCCATTCACCTACGATTATCTAACGCCGATAGTTTAAGCCACGGCCAGCCAGAACCGGTCATTACCGGCGATGACATGCATATTGTCCCTTTAGGTTCTGGAGAATACTGGGTAGGAGCCACCGTAGAATTTCCCGACGAAGCAGGAACTCCCCCAGAGGAAGACACGCAAAAGCTACAATTGGTCACCCAACAAGCCTTTGACCTTTGTCCGGAACTAGCCAACGCCACCATTACCAACACCTGGTCCGGATTGCGACCCCGTCCGCAAGGTCGTCCAGCGCCCATCATTGAAAAACTCGCGGGATACAATAACGTTATCCTCGCCACCGGCCACTACCGCAACGGCGTCCTACTTGCCCCAGCAACAGCGTTGGAAGTACGGGGATTGTTGGTGGGGGAATAA
- a CDS encoding fused MFS/spermidine synthase — translation MAGSEVAADLWINEYITPWDIYTHGISRVLAYKKTQYQDMYVVETGVYGKALVLDGKWQSCTGDEYLYHEPLVHPAAIFHGSPRNVLVLGGGEGATVREVLRWNTVERVVMVDIDGEVVEACRQHLSEMHQGAFDDPRCELVIGDALHYLDNTEQQWDIIISDLSDPIEEGPSFQLFTKEYFEKVRRALHPQGYFVVQAGPVSPGELKLHCRLTNTVKAVFENVRNYSSHVPTYAAPWGFIVGSALDIPDRPHPEATDQLLQQQTKGGFRMLDGVTLLGMLQIPLHIRQAIAAETTVYTLKEPPKFFGKGTAGSGG, via the coding sequence ATGGCAGGTAGCGAAGTAGCAGCCGATCTGTGGATTAACGAATACATTACCCCGTGGGACATATACACCCACGGGATTTCTCGGGTTTTGGCTTACAAAAAAACCCAATATCAAGATATGTATGTGGTGGAAACCGGCGTATACGGCAAAGCCTTGGTATTGGATGGGAAATGGCAATCTTGTACCGGAGACGAGTACCTTTACCACGAACCTCTAGTCCATCCAGCCGCCATTTTTCACGGTTCTCCCCGCAACGTTTTGGTTTTAGGAGGGGGAGAAGGAGCCACCGTTCGGGAAGTTCTGCGGTGGAATACCGTAGAAAGAGTTGTCATGGTAGATATTGACGGTGAAGTAGTGGAAGCTTGTCGCCAGCATTTAAGCGAAATGCACCAAGGTGCGTTCGACGACCCCCGTTGTGAGTTGGTCATTGGCGACGCTTTGCACTATTTGGACAATACCGAACAACAGTGGGATATTATTATTTCCGATCTATCCGACCCCATTGAAGAAGGACCATCGTTCCAACTGTTTACCAAGGAATATTTTGAAAAGGTACGGCGAGCGTTGCATCCGCAAGGTTATTTTGTGGTGCAGGCGGGTCCGGTTTCTCCGGGAGAATTAAAGCTACACTGTCGCTTGACCAATACAGTAAAAGCCGTTTTTGAAAACGTCCGCAACTACAGCAGCCACGTTCCTACCTATGCAGCTCCTTGGGGATTTATTGTTGGGTCGGCTCTTGATATTCCCGACCGTCCCCATCCGGAAGCTACTGACCAACTACTCCAACAACAAACCAAAGGTGGGTTTCGCATGTTGGATGGGGTAACGTTGTTGGGAATGTTGCAGATTCCCCTACACATTCGCCAAGCGATCGCAGCGGAAACTACGGTCTACACTCTCAAAGAACCACCGAAGTTTTTTGGCAAAGGTACGGCCGGTAGTGGTGGATAG
- a CDS encoding NADP(H)-dependent aldo-keto reductase, translated as MKYNQLGSSNLQVSEICLGTMTFGEQNTVEDAHQQLDLAVDAGINFIDAAEMYPVPAKAETQGRTETYIGKWLSRQQRASLIVATKVSGPTARLPWIRGKDRRLDRRNIEQAVNDSLQRLQTDYIDLYQIHWPDRYVPKFGRVEFDPRQDWESVPIAEQLEVLADLVKAGKIRYIGLSNETPWGICQFSHLADRLNLPKIVSIQNAYSLVNRVFDGALAEASYHENVPLLAYSPLAFGHLTGKYLQQTPANSRIGKFPEFGGRYQNPNLQKAVAEYVELAKKYNVSPAVLALAFVRSRWFVASTIIGATTLEQLRENLSSLDVEITPEMLEDINDVHNRLPNPAP; from the coding sequence ATGAAATACAACCAACTTGGGTCTAGCAATCTCCAGGTATCGGAAATTTGCCTGGGAACGATGACCTTTGGCGAACAAAACACCGTAGAGGACGCTCACCAGCAGTTGGATTTGGCTGTGGATGCGGGAATTAATTTTATTGATGCGGCGGAAATGTACCCGGTTCCCGCCAAAGCTGAAACTCAAGGACGAACGGAAACCTATATTGGGAAATGGTTGTCGCGACAGCAACGCGCAAGCTTGATTGTCGCCACCAAAGTTTCCGGACCCACCGCCAGGTTGCCTTGGATTCGCGGTAAAGACAGAAGGCTCGATCGCCGCAATATCGAACAGGCAGTCAATGACAGCTTGCAGCGGTTGCAAACGGATTACATCGATCTGTACCAAATTCACTGGCCGGACCGATACGTGCCTAAATTTGGTCGGGTGGAATTCGACCCCAGACAAGATTGGGAAAGCGTCCCCATTGCCGAACAGTTAGAAGTGTTGGCCGATTTGGTGAAGGCTGGCAAAATCCGCTACATTGGTTTGAGCAACGAAACCCCTTGGGGAATCTGTCAGTTTTCCCACCTCGCCGACCGTTTGAATTTACCGAAAATTGTTTCCATCCAAAATGCCTACAGTTTGGTCAATCGGGTTTTTGATGGTGCTTTGGCCGAAGCTAGCTACCACGAAAACGTACCGCTGCTGGCTTACAGTCCTTTGGCCTTCGGTCATTTAACGGGAAAATATTTGCAGCAAACCCCTGCTAACTCTCGTATTGGCAAGTTTCCCGAGTTTGGCGGTCGCTACCAAAATCCCAATCTGCAAAAAGCGGTGGCGGAATATGTAGAGCTGGCCAAAAAATATAATGTTTCGCCGGCGGTTCTGGCTCTGGCTTTCGTGCGATCGCGCTGGTTCGTTGCCAGTACCATTATTGGTGCGACCACGTTAGAACAGTTGCGGGAGAATTTATCGAGCCTGGATGTGGAGATAACTCCTGAAATGCTGGAGGATATTAACGACGTGCACAACCGCCTTCCCAATCCCGCTCCTTAA
- a CDS encoding site-2 protease family protein encodes MNGNIRVGSLFGIPFYINSSWFLVLALVTFSYGSGLAQQFSNLPGYIPWLSGFVAALLLFASVLAHELGHSLVAIKQGVGVNSITLFLFGGLASLEKESKTPAEAFWVAIAGPAVSFLLFGLFLGLSTVLPLGGPLGAVIQLLAYINLVLAVFNLIPGLPLDGGNILKSLVWKITGNAYKGVIFAGRVGQIFGWVAILLASLQLFLYGNINALWAILIGFFLLQNAGSAAQSASVQNKLSRLKAADAVTPDSPIVAENLSLREFANNYVIGQKKWQKFIVTNEMGHFIGVLSVDDMKLVSTQEWPHTSVREITKLEDAKNTIQGERTLLEAVMMLEEKQLSQLTVLDEHNRVLGLLEKSYVPQFLEKRQQSQPQPADKVEETPA; translated from the coding sequence ATGAACGGAAATATTCGCGTTGGTAGTTTATTTGGAATTCCTTTTTATATCAACTCTTCTTGGTTTTTAGTTTTAGCACTGGTTACCTTTAGCTACGGCAGTGGCTTAGCACAGCAATTTAGCAATCTACCCGGGTATATTCCTTGGTTGTCTGGATTTGTAGCCGCTTTGCTGCTGTTTGCTTCCGTTTTGGCCCACGAATTGGGACACAGTTTGGTAGCCATCAAACAAGGGGTTGGTGTTAACTCTATTACCCTGTTCCTGTTCGGCGGACTGGCTAGCTTGGAAAAAGAATCCAAAACCCCAGCCGAGGCTTTTTGGGTCGCGATCGCAGGTCCGGCCGTTAGCTTTTTGCTGTTTGGCCTATTTTTAGGATTGAGCACTGTCTTACCGCTTGGTGGACCTTTAGGTGCAGTCATTCAGCTGCTAGCCTATATTAATCTCGTCCTAGCAGTCTTCAACCTCATTCCCGGTCTGCCTCTCGACGGCGGCAACATTCTCAAATCCTTGGTTTGGAAAATTACCGGCAATGCTTACAAAGGTGTTATTTTTGCCGGTCGCGTCGGTCAAATTTTTGGTTGGGTTGCCATTCTCCTAGCTAGCTTGCAACTGTTCCTATACGGCAACATTAACGCCCTGTGGGCCATTTTGATCGGCTTCTTCTTGCTGCAAAATGCCGGTTCTGCTGCACAATCCGCCAGCGTCCAAAACAAACTATCTCGCCTGAAAGCTGCCGATGCCGTGACGCCGGATAGTCCCATTGTTGCGGAAAATCTTTCTCTACGAGAGTTTGCCAATAATTATGTCATTGGCCAGAAAAAATGGCAGAAATTTATTGTCACCAACGAAATGGGTCATTTCATCGGTGTTTTGTCGGTCGATGATATGAAGCTGGTTTCTACGCAAGAATGGCCCCATACATCGGTACGAGAAATCACCAAACTAGAGGATGCGAAAAATACCATTCAAGGTGAACGCACTTTGTTGGAAGCAGTGATGATGCTGGAGGAAAAACAGCTTTCCCAGCTTACGGTTCTTGACGAACACAATCGCGTTCTGGGATTGCTAGAAAAATCCTACGTCCCGCAGTTTCTAGAAAAACGCCAGCAATCGCAACCGCAACCTGCTGACAAAGTAGAAGAAACACCGGCTTAA